The Heterodontus francisci isolate sHetFra1 chromosome 13, sHetFra1.hap1, whole genome shotgun sequence genome includes a region encoding these proteins:
- the adat2 gene encoding tRNA-specific adenosine deaminase 2 isoform X3: protein MVYQNEILGQGRNEVNETKNATSHAEMVAIGQVLEWCHQKGRDLEEVFGHTVLYVTVEPCIMCAAALRLLNIPLVVYGCQNERFGGCGSVLNIPTDDLQYTGAPFQCIGGYRAEEAVQLLKTFYKAENPNALKMKPASPLIARGKLIELEGSRPSHERDKVAKAHTSRASHSRFAVLHCLFFKPVVLQLY from the exons ATGGTTTACCAGAATGAGATTTTGGGACAGGGAAGGAATGAAGTGAACGAAACTAAGAAC GCTACCAGTCATGCAGAGATGGTCGCCATTGGCCAAGTCTTGGAGTGGTGTCACCAAAAGGGCCGGGACCTGGAGGAGGTATTTGGACACACAGTCCTGTATGTCACTGTAGAACCATGTATCATGTGTGCTGCTGCCTTGCGGCTGCTGA ACATCCCACTGGTTGTGTACGGCTGTCAGAATGAGCGGTTTGGAGGCTGTGGTTCAGTACTGAACATTCCCACAGATGATTTACAGTACACCGGAGCACCCTTCCAG TGCATTGGGGGCTACAGAGCTGAGGAAGCTGTGCAACTGTTAAAGACCTTTTACAAAGCTGAAAACCCCAATG CCCTAAAGATGAAACCAGCCAGCCCTTTAATTGCAAGAGGCAAGCTCATCGAACTAGAAGGCAGCAGACCATCTCATGAAAGAGACAAAGTGGCCAAAGCACACACATCAAGAGCATCTCATTCCCGATTTGCTGTGCTGCATTGCTTGTTTTTCAAACCTGTTGTTCTCCAATTGTATTAA